The proteins below are encoded in one region of Thermovirga sp.:
- the xseA gene encoding exodeoxyribonuclease VII large subunit, with amino-acid sequence MAGILTVDELTRYIGLLFDENELLSRLQVRGTLSGFKRHTSGHVYFTLLGDQARISCALFRSDAGRVPQWPADGDEVLVTGKAGVYGPRGTYQIYARTIRPLGEAAQTRAKKELLERLRKEGLFEPSVKRKLPPLPMEVALVTSPTGAAVKDVVKVARQRFPLCRIVVVPTLVQGSAAVEEIARGLARAGGLPGVEAVMLVRGGGSRDDLNPFDEEEVVRAVRGCRVPVITGLGHQVDRTLSDLAADYDAPTPSAAAEALFPDRRDLLRQVASSKARMRGSLDREMHRHRMLFDGRVNSLARSFERSALFPAEADLERLRVRAAASVERIAALAWSSFGESASALDALSPLKTLARGFASCSKPDGSLVARAAHVSAGDDMVVTFMDGRATTRVASVSEEPPSPGEDQR; translated from the coding sequence ATGGCGGGAATCCTGACCGTCGATGAACTGACCCGCTACATCGGGCTCCTCTTCGACGAGAACGAACTCCTCTCCCGGCTCCAGGTGAGGGGGACCCTGTCGGGGTTCAAGCGCCATACCAGCGGCCATGTCTACTTCACCCTCCTCGGCGACCAGGCGAGGATTTCCTGCGCCCTTTTCCGCTCCGACGCGGGGCGGGTGCCCCAGTGGCCCGCCGACGGGGACGAGGTCCTCGTGACGGGGAAGGCCGGCGTCTATGGTCCCAGGGGGACCTACCAGATCTACGCAAGGACCATAAGGCCCCTCGGGGAAGCCGCCCAGACCAGGGCAAAAAAGGAACTCCTGGAGCGCCTCCGCAAGGAGGGGCTCTTCGAACCCTCGGTAAAAAGGAAACTCCCCCCCCTTCCCATGGAGGTCGCCCTGGTGACCTCGCCCACCGGGGCCGCCGTGAAGGACGTGGTGAAGGTGGCCCGGCAGAGGTTCCCCCTCTGCCGGATCGTCGTCGTCCCGACGCTGGTCCAGGGCTCGGCCGCCGTAGAGGAGATCGCCCGGGGACTCGCCCGGGCCGGGGGCCTTCCCGGCGTCGAGGCGGTGATGCTCGTGAGAGGGGGAGGGAGCCGTGACGACCTGAACCCCTTCGACGAGGAGGAGGTGGTCAGGGCCGTCCGGGGCTGCCGGGTGCCGGTGATAACGGGTCTGGGCCACCAGGTGGACAGGACCCTTTCGGACCTGGCCGCGGACTACGACGCTCCCACGCCCTCGGCCGCCGCCGAGGCCCTCTTCCCCGACAGGAGGGACCTCCTCCGGCAGGTGGCCAGTTCAAAGGCCAGGATGAGGGGCAGCCTCGACCGGGAGATGCACCGCCACCGCATGCTCTTCGACGGGAGGGTGAACTCGCTGGCGAGGTCCTTCGAGCGGTCCGCCCTCTTCCCCGCCGAAGCCGATCTGGAGAGGCTCCGGGTCCGGGCCGCCGCTTCCGTGGAGCGGATCGCGGCGCTCGCCTGGTCCTCCTTCGGGGAGTCCGCCTCGGCACTGGACGCCCTCTCACCCCTCAAGACCCTCGCCAGGGGTTTCGCCTCCTGCTCTAAACCCGACGGTTCCCTGGTGGCCCGCGCGGCCCATGTCTCGGCCGGCGATGACATGGTCGTGACCTTCATGGACGGAAGGGCCACAACGAGGGTAGCCTCCGTCAGCGAAGAGCCCCCGTCGCCGGGAGAGGACCAACGTTGA
- the nusB gene encoding transcription antitermination factor NusB, protein MKAILPQKRRRSREIALQILYSMEMRDDITPEMAVELYPFESEDEEVRSYAVLLVLGVFKSKNGIDDLIRKHIVGWRPERMVIVDRVAIRLALYESVVARQIPIPVAISEAVELSKQFGTAESGKFVNGVLGKIVRTLAREEGAESPDGGNPDRR, encoded by the coding sequence TTGAAGGCAATCCTTCCGCAGAAGAGAAGAAGATCGAGGGAGATCGCCCTCCAGATACTCTATTCCATGGAAATGCGCGACGATATAACGCCCGAGATGGCCGTGGAACTCTACCCCTTCGAATCGGAGGATGAAGAGGTCAGGAGCTACGCCGTGCTACTCGTCCTGGGGGTCTTCAAGAGCAAAAACGGCATCGACGACCTGATCAGGAAGCATATCGTCGGCTGGAGGCCGGAGCGCATGGTCATCGTCGACCGCGTGGCCATAAGGCTCGCCCTCTACGAGAGCGTCGTCGCGAGGCAGATCCCGATCCCCGTGGCCATCTCCGAGGCGGTGGAGCTCTCGAAGCAGTTCGGCACCGCCGAATCGGGCAAGTTCGTGAACGGCGTGCTGGGAAAGATCGTCAGGACCCTGGCGAGGGAGGAAGGAGCTGAAAGTCCCGATGGCGGGAATCCTGACCGTCGATGA
- a CDS encoding Asp23/Gls24 family envelope stress response protein, whose translation MSASKIFGSFENNDAKKSAPEKEKHQFSKDGRVRISEEVIAELASQALMKVIGVQPDEGVGATSMTQGVAIKVDEEGDPSVVVDAYVKAKYGLRIPDIAWYVQESIRNALEQNTGYDIKAVNVMVKGLYYEDVKKPLLESPQKEKDQLVPPVASAVPPVEAEKPAPEEPKGGAPAEDLAPKKERPSIFGRIEKDKP comes from the coding sequence GTGAGCGCGTCAAAGATCTTCGGATCCTTTGAGAACAACGATGCTAAAAAATCAGCGCCTGAAAAAGAAAAGCACCAGTTCAGCAAGGACGGAAGGGTCAGGATTTCAGAAGAAGTCATTGCCGAACTGGCTTCCCAGGCCTTGATGAAAGTCATAGGCGTGCAGCCCGACGAGGGTGTGGGGGCGACGAGCATGACCCAGGGCGTAGCCATAAAGGTCGACGAGGAGGGGGACCCCTCGGTGGTGGTGGACGCCTATGTCAAGGCCAAATACGGCCTCCGTATTCCCGACATCGCCTGGTACGTCCAGGAGTCCATCAGGAACGCCCTTGAGCAGAACACGGGTTATGATATAAAGGCCGTAAACGTCATGGTCAAGGGCCTTTATTACGAGGACGTCAAGAAACCCCTGCTCGAGTCTCCCCAGAAGGAAAAGGACCAGCTGGTTCCCCCCGTGGCGAGCGCGGTCCCGCCCGTCGAGGCGGAGAAACCCGCGCCGGAGGAGCCTAAAGGGGGCGCACCGGCCGAGGACCTGGCTCCTAAAAAAGAAAGGCCCAGCATTTTTGGCAGGATAGAAAAGGATAAGCCCTGA
- a CDS encoding Asp23/Gls24 family envelope stress response protein, with protein sequence MEQEKAREHDSGRVRISEDVVEQIAQRALAKVIGIRPAELGAAFSGSSSGKKPVQGVSVSFEEGEPPSISIEAFIKTKYGLRIPDICWYVQESLRSTLEQFTGYDVKAVDVFTQGVYFDEQP encoded by the coding sequence ATGGAGCAGGAAAAAGCGCGGGAGCACGATTCGGGAAGGGTCAGGATAAGCGAGGACGTCGTCGAGCAGATAGCCCAACGGGCCCTGGCTAAGGTAATCGGGATCAGGCCCGCGGAACTGGGGGCCGCCTTTTCGGGCAGCAGTTCCGGGAAGAAGCCGGTCCAGGGGGTGAGCGTCTCCTTCGAGGAGGGAGAACCTCCCTCCATCTCCATCGAAGCCTTCATAAAAACTAAATACGGCCTCAGGATCCCCGACATTTGCTGGTACGTGCAGGAGTCGCTGAGGAGCACCCTGGAGCAGTTCACCGGCTATGATGTCAAGGCCGTGGACGTCTTCACCCAGGGGGTATACTTTGACGAACAGCCATGA
- a CDS encoding Asp23/Gls24 family envelope stress response protein — MKISKEVVQQVANQALLGVIGVRAADAEGEEKEAVTVEVKGGPVPSIKVDTRVKIKCGLPIPDIAWYIQESIRRGLEQNTGYVVDEVNVFVKGLYSE, encoded by the coding sequence ATGAAAATATCCAAGGAAGTGGTCCAGCAGGTGGCAAACCAGGCTTTGCTCGGCGTCATAGGCGTCAGGGCCGCCGACGCGGAAGGTGAGGAAAAGGAAGCTGTCACGGTCGAGGTTAAGGGCGGTCCGGTCCCTTCCATCAAGGTCGATACCAGGGTCAAGATCAAGTGCGGCCTCCCCATCCCCGATATCGCCTGGTACATCCAGGAATCGATCAGGAGGGGTCTAGAGCAGAACACGGGCTACGTCGTTGATGAGGTCAACGTTTTCGTCAAGGGCCTTTACAGCGAGTGA
- a CDS encoding Asp23/Gls24 family envelope stress response protein, with the protein MSPSKKEMNQEEPVKGADVPVTDPLIPEEQSEGTVKISEEVIGQIATQALLKVNGVQPASPGLVANLRLGKKTSGGVRISVDEGDTPSVVVDAFITTRYGLRIPDIAWDVQESIKKTLEQFTGYPVKGVNVFVQGVYFEHEQSSVKEPKEEKKKKEAEKEKEPEKELKKDKEKE; encoded by the coding sequence ATGAGCCCGTCCAAAAAGGAAATGAACCAGGAAGAGCCCGTCAAGGGCGCCGATGTGCCGGTGACCGATCCCCTGATCCCCGAAGAGCAGAGCGAGGGGACCGTCAAGATATCGGAGGAGGTCATAGGCCAGATAGCCACCCAGGCCCTTCTCAAGGTGAACGGCGTTCAGCCCGCGAGCCCCGGCCTGGTGGCCAACCTGAGGCTGGGGAAGAAGACCTCCGGCGGGGTGCGCATCTCCGTCGACGAAGGCGATACGCCCTCGGTGGTGGTCGACGCCTTCATCACCACGAGGTACGGCCTGAGGATCCCCGACATTGCCTGGGATGTCCAGGAGTCGATCAAGAAGACCCTGGAACAGTTCACGGGCTATCCCGTCAAGGGCGTCAACGTTTTCGTCCAGGGGGTCTACTTCGAGCACGAACAGTCCTCCGTGAAGGAACCCAAGGAAGAGAAGAAAAAGAAAGAGGCGGAGAAGGAAAAGGAGCCGGAAAAAGAGCTGAAAAAAGATAAAGAAAAGGAATAA
- the efp gene encoding elongation factor P has protein sequence MGQVVDTSSFHSGMKVLWQEGIWEIIDCQHHKMGRGGAIVRTKLRNLESGSIVENSFRSGEKLERVVFDDKAAQYLYQDGENYVFMDLENYDQIYIHKDSLGSAASFLTDNLEVSLEMYEGKIMGIELPTSVELKVVETSPGFKGDTVSGSGKPATLETGLTLTVPMFIETGEVIVVDTRTGEYLERARR, from the coding sequence ATGGGTCAAGTGGTAGACACGAGCAGTTTCCATTCCGGCATGAAGGTCCTCTGGCAGGAAGGGATCTGGGAGATCATAGACTGCCAGCATCACAAGATGGGAAGGGGAGGGGCCATTGTCAGGACCAAGCTCCGCAACCTGGAGAGCGGTTCCATAGTGGAGAATTCCTTCCGCTCCGGCGAGAAACTCGAGAGGGTCGTCTTCGACGACAAGGCCGCCCAGTACCTCTACCAGGACGGCGAGAACTACGTCTTCATGGACCTGGAGAACTACGACCAGATCTACATCCACAAGGACAGCCTCGGCTCGGCCGCTTCCTTCCTGACGGACAACCTCGAGGTGTCCCTCGAGATGTACGAGGGCAAGATCATGGGGATCGAACTCCCCACGAGCGTGGAACTGAAGGTCGTGGAGACCTCCCCGGGGTTCAAGGGTGACACCGTTTCAGGAAGCGGCAAACCGGCCACCCTGGAGACGGGGCTCACTCTCACGGTACCGATGTTCATCGAAACCGGCGAGGTCATCGTGGTGGATACCCGGACGGGAGAATACCTCGAAAGGGCCAGGCGGTAA